The Rhodothermales bacterium genome includes a window with the following:
- a CDS encoding acylneuraminate cytidylyltransferase family protein, which produces MSNILCLIPARGGSRRVPRKNVLPLAGKPLLAYTLEAAIDSGVFADVVVSSDDAEILAVAREWGAGTDERAASLAGDTVPMVRVAEEYLRRDGMNTRYDHVAVMLPTCPFRTAEDVRRAAALYARQTGDVSLIAVTNYEFPPQLAMTIAEDAGLAMREPETYLRTTRSQSIDTAYHPNGALYMASVTRFLANGTFFHEPMVGYAMPPERSLDIDYPYQFQMAEALMQERLATAESESF; this is translated from the coding sequence ATGTCCAACATCCTTTGCCTCATTCCGGCCCGCGGCGGCTCACGACGCGTGCCCCGCAAAAACGTCCTCCCCCTCGCCGGCAAGCCGCTGCTGGCTTACACCCTCGAAGCCGCTATCGATTCGGGTGTGTTCGCGGATGTCGTCGTCTCGTCCGACGATGCCGAGATCCTCGCCGTGGCCCGAGAATGGGGCGCCGGCACGGACGAACGCGCCGCCAGTCTCGCCGGCGACACCGTTCCGATGGTTCGCGTCGCCGAAGAATACCTCCGGCGAGACGGCATGAACACGCGCTACGACCATGTGGCCGTCATGCTGCCGACCTGCCCGTTCCGGACGGCGGAAGACGTGCGCCGCGCCGCGGCCCTGTACGCACGGCAGACGGGAGACGTCAGTCTCATCGCCGTCACGAACTACGAGTTTCCGCCCCAGCTGGCGATGACAATCGCGGAGGACGCCGGCCTTGCGATGCGCGAGCCGGAAACCTACCTTCGGACCACCCGCAGCCAGTCGATCGACACGGCCTATCACCCCAACGGTGCGCTGTATATGGCCTCCGTAACGCGCTTCCTGGCCAACGGCACCTTCTTCCACGAACCGATGGTTGGCTATGCCATGCCGCCCGAACGGTCGCTGGATATCGATTATCCCTATCAGTTCCAGATGGCCGAGGCGCTCATGCAGGAGCGGCTGGCAACGGCCGAGTCTGAGAGCTTTTAA
- a CDS encoding aminotransferase class I/II-fold pyridoxal phosphate-dependent enzyme, which yields MRSITDNLLRYSDTVESLLRALNRGIFGVVFVVDDEGVMVGLFTDGDVRRALLAGATLDEPIERYMNRTFAAGSAGAARADNLKLLNERVRHLPLLNERGQPVDLISWAEMWRLPVTQPALGGNELKYVSDCIATNWISSQGEYVNRFQETFRAYVGSEHALCTSSGTTALHLALVALGVGPGDEVIVPNLTFGASANAVIHAGAIPVFADVDPDTWTLSAAGVREALSVRTRAIMPVHLYGHPCDMDPIMDLARRHNLFVVEDCAEALGAEYKGRQVGTFGDVGCFSFFANKVITTGEGGMVTTNRRSLHEKMAILRDHGMEKSRRYWHLYAGFNYRMTNIQAAIGLAQMERVDAFLAKRLEIVDRYNRGLGDLPGIILPPEAPWARNIFWLYSILIDESVLGLDRDTLRSVLAEHGIETRNFFCPLHDQPAYIPYAHGDFPVTASLAARGMNLPTSNDLSLEDVDRVCTIIRQSVRDAHLIRSRFTKTLAALPA from the coding sequence ATGCGATCAATCACGGATAACCTGCTGCGGTATTCCGACACCGTCGAGAGCCTGCTCCGCGCCCTGAACCGGGGCATCTTCGGCGTCGTCTTTGTCGTCGATGACGAGGGGGTGATGGTGGGGCTTTTCACGGATGGCGACGTCCGCCGCGCCCTGCTTGCCGGCGCCACGCTCGATGAGCCGATCGAGCGCTACATGAACCGCACCTTCGCCGCCGGCTCGGCCGGCGCGGCCCGTGCCGACAACCTCAAGCTCCTCAACGAACGCGTCCGCCATCTGCCGCTCCTCAACGAACGCGGGCAGCCGGTGGACCTGATCTCCTGGGCCGAGATGTGGCGGCTCCCCGTCACCCAGCCGGCACTGGGCGGCAACGAACTCAAGTACGTCAGCGACTGCATCGCCACCAACTGGATCTCGTCGCAGGGCGAATACGTCAACCGGTTTCAGGAGACGTTCCGGGCGTATGTCGGCAGCGAACACGCGCTCTGTACCTCCAGCGGCACCACGGCGCTGCACCTCGCCCTCGTCGCCCTCGGCGTCGGGCCCGGGGACGAGGTGATCGTCCCGAACCTCACATTCGGCGCCTCGGCCAACGCGGTCATCCACGCCGGCGCCATCCCCGTCTTCGCCGACGTCGACCCCGACACCTGGACCCTCAGCGCCGCCGGCGTCCGCGAGGCCCTCTCCGTCCGCACCCGCGCCATCATGCCGGTCCACCTCTACGGCCATCCGTGCGACATGGACCCGATCATGGACCTTGCCCGCCGGCACAACCTGTTTGTCGTCGAGGACTGCGCCGAGGCGCTCGGGGCCGAGTACAAAGGCCGGCAGGTGGGCACGTTCGGCGACGTGGGCTGCTTCAGCTTCTTCGCCAACAAGGTCATCACGACCGGGGAAGGGGGGATGGTGACCACCAACCGCCGCAGTTTGCACGAGAAAATGGCGATCCTGCGGGATCATGGGATGGAGAAAAGCCGGCGCTACTGGCACCTCTATGCCGGCTTCAATTATCGGATGACCAACATTCAGGCGGCCATCGGCCTCGCCCAGATGGAGCGCGTGGACGCGTTTCTCGCGAAACGCCTCGAAATCGTCGACCGCTACAACCGGGGCCTCGGCGATCTACCCGGCATTATCCTGCCCCCGGAGGCGCCCTGGGCCCGGAATATATTCTGGCTGTACTCGATCCTGATCGACGAGTCGGTGCTGGGCCTCGACCGCGATACGCTCCGCAGCGTGCTCGCCGAACACGGTATCGAGACCCGCAATTTCTTCTGCCCGCTGCACGACCAGCCGGCGTACATCCCCTATGCCCACGGAGACTTCCCGGTGACGGCGTCCCTGGCCGCCCGCGGGATGAATCTGCCAACCTCAAACGACCTTTCCCTGGAGGATGTGGACCGCGTCTGCACCATCATCCGGCAGTCCGTGCGCGACGCACACCTCATCCGTTCCCGTTTCACCAAAACCCTGGCGGCGCTGCCGGCCTGA
- a CDS encoding TIM barrel protein, with translation MKEVYLSTGAFRTRSLDDIVFHCLRHDIRHLELSSGLDPVDLKTVGHRLETLAPCLVHNYFPPPATPFVLNLAADEKPALAASLALCHQAIDLCAALDAPFYSVHGGFVADLTPQQLGDADAQAVLALGIDTDAYERAFDRFCESMATLSTYACATGVRLLVENNVQARRPIGTRHLLMVTAEDFERFFARLNDRNLGVLVDVGHLIVSGKTCDFMPSEFCLRLAHRIEAFHLSENDGWADQNLPVRANSWFWPIVRHFPEATLVLEAYGLSISQMLEQRDLVAGILHPERHQLHAINHG, from the coding sequence ATGAAGGAAGTCTACCTCTCGACCGGTGCGTTTCGGACACGCTCGCTGGACGACATCGTCTTCCATTGCCTCCGGCACGATATCCGGCACCTCGAACTCAGCTCGGGGCTCGATCCGGTCGACCTTAAGACAGTCGGCCATCGCCTTGAGACGCTCGCACCATGCCTGGTCCATAACTACTTCCCGCCGCCGGCAACGCCCTTTGTGCTCAACCTCGCGGCCGACGAAAAGCCGGCCCTCGCCGCCAGCCTTGCGCTCTGCCACCAGGCCATCGACCTCTGCGCCGCCCTCGACGCCCCGTTTTACAGTGTCCACGGCGGCTTCGTGGCCGACCTCACGCCACAGCAGCTCGGCGACGCCGACGCCCAGGCCGTCCTGGCGCTAGGGATCGACACTGACGCGTACGAACGCGCGTTCGACCGCTTCTGCGAGAGCATGGCCACGCTCAGCACCTACGCCTGCGCCACGGGCGTTCGCCTCCTCGTCGAAAATAACGTGCAGGCCCGCCGGCCGATCGGCACGCGGCACCTCCTCATGGTCACCGCCGAGGACTTCGAGCGCTTCTTCGCGCGCCTCAACGACCGCAACCTCGGCGTCCTCGTCGATGTCGGCCACCTCATCGTCTCAGGTAAGACGTGCGACTTCATGCCGAGCGAGTTCTGCCTGCGGCTGGCCCACCGCATCGAAGCCTTTCACCTCAGCGAAAACGACGGCTGGGCCGACCAGAACCTGCCTGTTCGCGCCAATTCCTGGTTCTGGCCGATCGTCCGGCATTTCCCCGAGGCGACCCTTGTCCTGGAAGCCTACGGGCTGTCGATCAGCCAGATGCTCGAACAACGCGATCTCGTCGCCGGCATCCTTCACCCCGAACGTCATCAACTCCATGCGATCAATCACGGATAA
- a CDS encoding GNAT family N-acetyltransferase: MPTLAELRPADAADLAALLTADGPEYGRYFVPFTSNTPAALAERLASARRDRYWGFRQEHRLVGFFMLRGFDDGFARPSFGVFIAREAAGHGLASRALAEAIDWCRRNDVAALMLKVHPDNAPALQAYLNAGFSAFDICPRTGHTMMQMQLA, translated from the coding sequence ATGCCGACGCTCGCTGAACTCCGCCCGGCCGACGCCGCTGATCTGGCCGCCCTGCTGACTGCGGACGGGCCGGAGTATGGCAGATATTTTGTCCCCTTTACCTCAAATACACCGGCCGCCCTCGCCGAACGCCTCGCCTCCGCGCGGCGCGACCGGTATTGGGGCTTCCGGCAAGAACACCGGCTCGTCGGGTTTTTTATGCTCCGAGGATTCGACGACGGCTTCGCCCGGCCCTCGTTCGGGGTCTTTATAGCCCGTGAGGCCGCCGGCCACGGACTCGCCAGCCGCGCCCTCGCCGAGGCCATCGACTGGTGCCGGCGCAACGACGTCGCGGCCCTGATGCTGAAGGTGCATCCGGACAACGCGCCGGCCCTCCAGGCCTATCTCAACGCCGGCTTCTCGGCCTTCGACATCTGCCCGCGCACCGGGCACACCATGATGCAAATGCAACTCGCATGA
- a CDS encoding N-acetylneuraminate synthase family protein — translation MSPVILHIGYHKTATTWLQNAIFPRIDEVHYAGRRAPDYLTARGGVDPTAFVNDLAMNDVADLSKLQRAFDDVCHPEMPTLLSHENLLRPYRMRQTAERIAALTKGLPRAIVLSIRRQDQLLFSRYTHDRGNPAFPPYAIEDALSTRPQECSFPRCQQDAAGICACLAAGVKRIPLWFYDFAATYDLYASALPDARIHVAVMERLSDLETGEMARLLTFIGADASRYDLADLTRQQRLNTARVDPGIERDRQRYFKAGGMGDRLLRHFQSGNRRLDHLAGLDLASAGYYAPSRTPARKPIHRPGQRTRTMEKTLNIAGIRLGAGHPVFVIAEAGVNHNGDPRIAAQLLFAARDAGARCVKFQTFKAERVASVEAPKAAYQLRSTDPGESQIDMLRRLELSSDAYAELMEIAEATGVLLLSTPYNVEDVDFLDDLGMPAFKLASLHVAEPYFLKYVARKGKPILLSTGMATLDEVSNAVDAIRGAGNDQLVLLQCTTNYPSTIEDTNLRAMQTMRDAFDVLVGYSDHTLTDTACIGAVALGACVIEKHFTLDTRMPGPDHASSVDPAAFRVLADRIGEAERMLGSGLKIPSEVEKKNAPGMRRSVYTRTHIRQGDRITPEMLTFKRPATGLAPVFFERLIGRVALCDIPANAPVSEDQVAMDDADAR, via the coding sequence ATGTCTCCAGTCATCCTCCATATCGGGTACCACAAGACGGCGACGACCTGGCTGCAAAACGCCATCTTCCCACGGATTGACGAGGTGCACTACGCCGGCCGACGCGCCCCCGACTACCTGACCGCCCGAGGCGGCGTAGACCCTACCGCGTTTGTCAACGACCTGGCGATGAACGACGTGGCGGATCTGTCGAAGCTTCAGCGGGCGTTCGACGACGTCTGCCACCCGGAGATGCCGACCCTGCTCTCCCACGAAAACCTGCTGCGGCCGTATCGCATGCGGCAAACGGCCGAACGCATCGCCGCGCTCACAAAAGGCCTGCCCCGCGCCATCGTGCTCTCCATCCGGCGGCAGGATCAGCTGCTGTTTTCGCGGTACACGCACGACCGGGGGAATCCGGCCTTTCCGCCCTATGCGATTGAAGACGCCCTCTCGACCCGGCCGCAGGAATGCAGTTTCCCGCGGTGCCAGCAGGATGCCGCCGGGATCTGTGCCTGCCTCGCCGCTGGCGTGAAGCGCATCCCCCTCTGGTTTTACGACTTTGCCGCTACCTACGACCTCTACGCGTCCGCTCTACCCGACGCCCGGATCCACGTCGCGGTCATGGAACGCTTATCCGACCTTGAGACGGGGGAAATGGCGCGCCTGCTGACGTTTATCGGGGCCGACGCCTCGCGGTACGACCTGGCTGACCTCACCCGGCAGCAGCGCCTCAATACGGCGCGCGTCGACCCCGGCATTGAGCGGGATCGGCAGCGGTATTTCAAGGCCGGCGGGATGGGGGATCGGCTCCTTCGCCATTTTCAATCGGGAAACCGGCGCCTGGATCACCTCGCCGGCCTCGACCTCGCTTCCGCCGGCTATTACGCACCTTCCCGTACGCCCGCGCGCAAACCGATTCACCGCCCGGGTCAACGCACAAGAACCATGGAAAAAACCCTCAACATCGCCGGCATCCGCCTCGGAGCCGGCCATCCTGTATTCGTGATCGCCGAAGCCGGCGTTAACCACAACGGCGACCCTCGCATCGCCGCGCAGCTGCTCTTCGCCGCGCGCGATGCCGGCGCCCGGTGCGTCAAATTTCAAACCTTCAAGGCCGAACGCGTCGCGTCGGTGGAGGCGCCGAAAGCGGCCTATCAACTGCGGTCGACCGATCCAGGCGAGTCGCAAATAGATATGCTGCGCCGGCTCGAACTGTCGTCCGACGCCTACGCCGAGTTGATGGAGATCGCGGAAGCCACCGGCGTCCTGCTGCTCTCCACGCCTTACAACGTAGAGGATGTGGACTTCCTGGACGACCTCGGGATGCCGGCGTTTAAACTCGCGTCCCTGCATGTCGCCGAGCCCTACTTCTTGAAATACGTGGCGCGTAAAGGCAAGCCGATCCTGCTATCAACCGGTATGGCGACACTCGACGAGGTGTCGAACGCGGTAGATGCGATCCGCGGCGCCGGCAACGACCAGCTCGTCCTCCTCCAGTGCACCACCAACTACCCATCGACCATCGAGGATACCAACCTCCGGGCGATGCAGACCATGCGCGACGCGTTCGACGTGCTCGTCGGCTATTCGGATCATACCCTCACCGACACCGCCTGCATCGGCGCAGTTGCCCTGGGCGCGTGCGTCATCGAAAAACACTTCACGCTCGATACCCGGATGCCCGGGCCGGACCACGCCAGCTCGGTCGACCCCGCGGCGTTTCGGGTCCTGGCAGACCGCATCGGCGAGGCCGAGCGTATGCTCGGGTCCGGGCTTAAAATTCCGTCGGAGGTGGAAAAAAAGAATGCGCCCGGCATGCGCCGCAGCGTCTACACGCGGACGCACATCCGCCAGGGCGACCGAATTACGCCGGAGATGCTCACCTTCAAACGGCCGGCGACAGGCCTCGCGCCGGTCTTCTTCGAACGCCTCATTGGCCGCGTGGCGCTGTGCGATATCCCCGCAAACGCCCCCGTTTCCGAGGACCAGGTGGCCATGGACGATGCCGACGCTCGCTGA
- a CDS encoding class I SAM-dependent methyltransferase, translating to MATIQQNKQVWDGSYNWQEKGNEWSASWGGPEMQWQASLMPRLYPFLPAASILEIAPGYGRWTHFLKDHCRQLQLVELSQECIDACKQRFAGERHIGYHVNDGLSLSMIADDSIDLAFSFDSLVHAEQEVITAYLQQLRRKLRKDGVAFLHHSNVGAYDSYIQSVKGMSPQEFEALGIVRPVDHWRAHSVSATSFAQAARQAGLACINQEMINWLDTPLTIDCISIVTQPGSRFARPNRVFRNPQFMDEAAHAARIARAYGYAESARPSAIENLAI from the coding sequence ATGGCAACAATCCAGCAGAACAAGCAGGTGTGGGACGGATCCTACAACTGGCAAGAAAAGGGCAACGAATGGTCGGCCTCGTGGGGTGGCCCCGAGATGCAGTGGCAGGCCAGCCTCATGCCGCGCCTCTACCCCTTCCTTCCCGCTGCGTCCATCCTCGAGATCGCGCCGGGATATGGCCGCTGGACCCATTTTCTGAAGGACCACTGCCGGCAGCTGCAGCTTGTCGAGCTCTCCCAGGAATGCATCGACGCGTGTAAACAACGCTTCGCCGGCGAACGGCACATCGGCTACCACGTGAACGACGGGCTGTCGCTGTCGATGATCGCCGACGACAGCATCGACCTGGCGTTCAGCTTCGACTCGCTCGTGCACGCCGAGCAGGAGGTGATCACGGCCTACCTCCAGCAGCTCCGCCGCAAGCTCCGGAAGGACGGCGTGGCGTTCCTGCATCATTCGAACGTGGGCGCCTACGACAGCTACATCCAGTCGGTCAAGGGGATGTCGCCGCAGGAGTTCGAGGCGCTCGGGATCGTCCGGCCCGTCGACCACTGGCGGGCGCATAGCGTGAGCGCCACGAGTTTCGCGCAGGCGGCGCGGCAGGCCGGCCTGGCCTGCATCAACCAGGAAATGATCAACTGGCTGGATACGCCGCTGACGATCGACTGCATCTCCATCGTCACCCAACCGGGCTCGCGGTTCGCGCGGCCGAATCGCGTCTTCCGCAACCCCCAGTTCATGGATGAGGCGGCACACGCCGCACGCATCGCCCGCGCCTACGGCTACGCCGAAAGCGCTCGCCCCTCCGCCATCGAGAACCTCGCCATCTGA